Proteins from one Arsenophonus apicola genomic window:
- the tatB gene encoding Sec-independent protein translocase protein TatB, whose translation MLDIGFSELLLVMIIGLVVLGPERLPIAVKTVAGWIRALRSLAANVQHELSQELKLQELQETLRKAEEKAQLQDLSPELKQSMEELRESTELLKKNYQSSNSRIEEELAKVKAFTSDLEENSAGKIDEEMPITANKQRQPAQTDQLVTESDRRPIKNKKALKFPAQEVKKHSDQTNGEN comes from the coding sequence GTGCTTGATATTGGTTTTAGTGAACTGCTATTGGTTATGATTATTGGCTTGGTGGTTCTTGGTCCAGAGCGTTTGCCGATCGCCGTTAAAACGGTTGCCGGTTGGATACGTGCGTTGCGCTCATTGGCAGCTAACGTTCAACATGAACTCTCGCAAGAGTTAAAATTACAGGAATTGCAGGAAACGTTGAGGAAGGCAGAAGAAAAAGCACAATTACAAGACCTTTCGCCGGAACTTAAGCAATCGATGGAAGAATTGCGAGAATCTACTGAGTTATTAAAGAAAAATTATCAATCATCCAACAGTCGTATTGAAGAAGAATTGGCAAAAGTAAAAGCATTTACCAGTGATCTGGAAGAAAATAGCGCAGGTAAAATAGATGAAGAAATGCCTATAACCGCTAATAAACAACGTCAGCCAGCGCAGACTGATCAGTTGGTAACTGAATCAGACCGCCGCCCTATTAAAAATAAAAAAGCACTCAAATTCCCTGCCCAGGAAGTAAAAAAGCACTCTGATCAAACTAACGGTGAAAATTAG
- the tatA gene encoding twin-arginine translocase TatA/TatE family subunit, with protein MGTTIAMATFGSPGQLLIIALLVVLIFGTKKLRSLGSDLGESLKNFKKAMSDDHSKTDDSNKAEKQQADADFKPKNITEKTTISQTKETAENKKNKE; from the coding sequence ATGGGAACAACAATTGCTATGGCTACATTTGGTAGTCCCGGTCAGCTTCTTATTATTGCTTTATTGGTTGTTTTAATTTTCGGTACTAAGAAATTACGCTCACTCGGCTCAGATTTGGGGGAGTCATTAAAAAACTTCAAAAAAGCAATGAGTGATGATCATAGTAAAACTGATGATAGTAACAAAGCAGAAAAACAGCAGGCTGATGCAGACTTTAAACCGAAAAACATTACTGAAAAAACAACCATAAGTCAGACAAAAGAAACGGCTGAAAATAAAAAAAATAAAGAGTAG
- the ubiB gene encoding ubiquinone biosynthesis regulatory protein kinase UbiB, protein MRPGEIKRLYFIVRVFLNYGLDELIPKIKFTLPLRVGRHCLFWLSNKHKDKALGERLRLALQDLGPVWIKLGQMLSTRRDLFPTIISDQLALLQDKVASFDGRLARQHIEQSLGGSLETWFDDFDEEPLASASIAQVHTAKLKQNNKQIVIKVIRPDILPIIKADINLMYRLANWIPLLPDGRRLRPREVVREYEKTLIDELNLLREAANAIQLRRNFENSSMLYIPEVYSDYCRENVMVMERIYGIPVSDIDALKKQGINMKLLAERGVKVFFTQVFRDSFFHADMHPGNIFISREQTEDPQYIGIDCGIVGSLNKEDKRYLAENFIAFFNRDYRKVAELHVDSGWVPADTNVEDFEFAIRTVCEPIFEKPLAEISFGHVLFNLFNTARRFNMEVQPQLVLLQKTLIYIEGLGRQLYPQLDLWKTAKPFLEDWLHRQMGLAAIISAFKEKAPYWAEKMPEIPDLIYGALKQHKYLQDSIDKFSVQLQGQQVKQRQGQYLLGIGATCLISGTLLQIFDSKIAAIGFIFFGIIAWGVGWYRTGKIG, encoded by the coding sequence ATGAGACCGGGAGAGATTAAACGGCTCTATTTTATCGTTCGAGTATTTCTAAATTATGGTTTAGATGAACTCATTCCCAAAATTAAATTTACTTTACCACTAAGGGTTGGACGCCATTGTTTATTTTGGTTATCAAATAAGCATAAAGACAAAGCCCTTGGTGAACGCTTACGTTTAGCTTTACAAGATTTAGGCCCGGTTTGGATTAAATTAGGTCAGATGCTATCTACTCGTCGCGATCTTTTTCCCACTATAATTTCTGACCAATTAGCATTATTGCAAGATAAAGTTGCTAGTTTCGATGGCCGATTGGCTCGTCAACATATAGAGCAGTCATTAGGTGGCTCTCTTGAAACCTGGTTCGATGATTTTGATGAGGAGCCCTTGGCCTCGGCCTCAATTGCCCAAGTACATACGGCAAAATTAAAACAGAATAATAAACAAATTGTAATTAAAGTCATTCGCCCAGATATATTACCTATTATTAAAGCCGATATAAACTTGATGTATCGGCTGGCTAATTGGATCCCACTTTTACCTGATGGAAGGCGTTTACGTCCGCGGGAAGTTGTTCGAGAGTATGAAAAAACATTAATTGATGAATTAAATTTGTTGCGTGAGGCAGCAAATGCAATCCAATTGAGGCGTAATTTTGAAAATAGTTCCATGCTTTATATTCCCGAAGTCTATTCAGACTACTGTCGGGAGAATGTGATGGTTATGGAGCGTATTTATGGTATTCCTGTTTCTGATATTGACGCGTTAAAGAAACAGGGAATTAATATGAAGTTATTAGCTGAGCGCGGGGTAAAAGTCTTTTTTACCCAAGTTTTTCGCGATAGCTTTTTTCATGCTGATATGCATCCTGGTAATATTTTTATCAGTCGAGAGCAAACTGAGGATCCACAATATATCGGTATTGATTGTGGTATTGTCGGTTCGTTAAATAAAGAAGATAAACGTTATTTGGCAGAAAATTTTATCGCCTTTTTTAATCGTGATTACCGGAAGGTAGCTGAATTACATGTCGATTCGGGTTGGGTACCAGCTGATACTAATGTAGAAGATTTTGAATTTGCCATTCGAACAGTATGCGAGCCAATTTTTGAGAAACCACTGGCAGAAATTTCTTTTGGTCATGTTTTATTCAATTTATTCAATACCGCCCGTCGTTTTAATATGGAGGTTCAGCCTCAATTAGTGTTACTGCAAAAAACCTTGATCTATATTGAAGGCTTGGGAAGGCAGCTTTATCCACAACTAGATTTGTGGAAGACAGCCAAACCTTTTCTTGAAGATTGGCTACATCGGCAAATGGGATTAGCGGCGATTATTAGTGCATTTAAGGAAAAAGCACCCTATTGGGCAGAAAAAATGCCAGAAATTCCTGATCTTATTTACGGAGCGCTTAAGCAACATAAATATTTACAAGATAGTATTGATAAATTCTCTGTCCAGCTACAAGGCCAACAAGTAAAGCAAAGACAAGGCCAATATTTACTTGGAATTGGCGCAACTTGCTTGATATCTGGTACTTTATTGCAGATTTTCGATTCAAAAATTGCTGCCATTGGGTTTATCTTTTTCGGTATAATTGCATGGGGTGTGGGATGGTATCGTACAGGTAAAATTGGCTAA
- a CDS encoding ubiquinone biosynthesis accessory factor UbiJ gives MATSSTKSDSTIPVLHAAAASFLQNMLNKFFYREVALKSARIRLIGKVLAINLKELSQPLILIFSEQRVDVVNQWPTPADCVIKTAFVTLVQLKDKQQLSTLINDGKIVIEGDMQIVQHWSALLDAAQWDPAHYLAPYVGNVLAEGMSRWVKKGLIGINGLLYQQKNHFKDVLVEEWRMSPNTLEVLSFADKVEKVAADIAKLEQRLAKLEEKYETGRD, from the coding sequence ATGGCTACCTCGTCAACGAAAAGCGATTCAACAATACCTGTATTACATGCGGCAGCAGCTTCCTTTTTACAGAACATGTTGAATAAATTTTTTTATCGGGAAGTGGCGTTGAAATCAGCCAGAATAAGGTTGATTGGCAAAGTGTTGGCGATTAATTTAAAAGAGTTATCTCAACCATTAATACTTATCTTCTCCGAGCAACGAGTTGATGTCGTAAATCAGTGGCCTACACCGGCAGATTGTGTGATAAAAACGGCGTTTGTAACGCTAGTGCAGCTTAAAGATAAACAACAACTTTCAACGCTTATCAACGATGGCAAGATTGTTATCGAAGGGGATATGCAAATTGTGCAGCATTGGTCAGCATTGCTTGATGCTGCGCAATGGGATCCCGCTCATTATCTTGCTCCTTATGTCGGTAATGTCCTTGCCGAAGGGATGAGCCGCTGGGTGAAAAAAGGTTTAATTGGAATAAATGGTTTGTTATATCAACAAAAAAATCATTTTAAAGATGTATTGGTGGAAGAATGGCGAATGTCTCCTAATACATTGGAAGTGCTAAGTTTTGCTGATAAGGTTGAGAAAGTGGCAGCGGATATTGCAAAACTGGAACAGCGTTTGGCTAAATTGGAGGAAAAATATGAGACCGGGAGAGATTAA
- the ubiE gene encoding bifunctional demethylmenaquinone methyltransferase/2-methoxy-6-polyprenyl-1,4-benzoquinol methylase UbiE, whose amino-acid sequence MVDPIKETTDFGFRKVAKDEKANLVAAVFHSVAAKYDLMNDLMSLGIHRIWKRFTIEASGARRGQYILDLAGGTGDLTAKFAKIVGEKGEVVLADINDSMLKMGREKLRDRGIVGNVNYVQANAEELPFLDNYFDCISISFGLRNVTDKDKALKSMFRVLKPGGRLLVLEFSKPILPALTKAYDAYSFHILPRVGQMIVNDADSYRYLAESIRMHPDQDTLKAMMELVGFEQVSYTNMTGGIVALHRGFKF is encoded by the coding sequence ATGGTAGATCCAATTAAAGAAACCACTGATTTTGGCTTTCGTAAAGTAGCCAAGGATGAGAAAGCGAATTTGGTTGCTGCTGTTTTTCATTCGGTGGCCGCGAAATATGATCTTATGAACGATCTTATGTCATTAGGGATCCATCGAATCTGGAAACGTTTTACGATAGAAGCTAGTGGCGCACGCCGCGGGCAATATATTTTAGATCTGGCGGGTGGGACTGGCGACTTGACAGCTAAATTTGCTAAAATAGTTGGCGAAAAAGGTGAGGTTGTTCTTGCTGATATCAATGATTCTATGCTGAAGATGGGGCGAGAAAAGCTCCGTGATCGGGGTATTGTTGGTAATGTTAATTATGTCCAGGCTAATGCTGAAGAACTGCCTTTCCTTGATAACTACTTTGATTGCATTAGTATTTCTTTTGGGCTGCGCAATGTTACTGATAAAGATAAAGCACTTAAATCAATGTTTAGGGTGTTAAAACCTGGCGGTCGTTTATTAGTATTAGAGTTTTCAAAACCCATTTTACCCGCATTAACTAAAGCTTATGATGCCTACTCTTTTCATATTTTGCCACGCGTTGGTCAAATGATAGTTAATGATGCCGATAGCTATCGCTATCTAGCTGAATCTATTCGCATGCATCCAGATCAGGACACGTTAAAAGCAATGATGGAGTTAGTCGGGTTTGAACAAGTTTCCTATACCAATATGACTGGTGGAATTGTTGCCCTACATAGAGGGTTCAAATTTTAA